The Trichomycterus rosablanca isolate fTriRos1 chromosome 15, fTriRos1.hap1, whole genome shotgun sequence genome contains a region encoding:
- the LOC134329012 gene encoding histone H2B-like, whose protein sequence is MPEPAKAAPKKGSKKTVPKTAGKGGKKRRKSRKESYAIYVYKVLKQVHPDTGISSKAMGIMNSFVNDIFERIAGESSRLAHYNKRSTITSREIQTAVRLLLPGELAKHAVSEGTKAVTKYTSSK, encoded by the coding sequence atgccTGAACCAGCTAAGGCCGCGCCCAAGAAGGGCTCCAAGAAAACCGTCCCCAAGACCGCCGGCAAAGGAGGCAAGAAGCGCAGAAAGTCCAGGAAGGAGAGCTACGCTATCTACGTGTACAAGGTCCTGAAACAGGTCCACCCTGATACCGGGATCTCCTCCAAGGCTATGGGCATCATGAACTCCTTCGTCAACGACATTTTCGAGCGTATTGCTGGTGAGTCCTCTCGTCTGGCTCACTACAACAAGCGCTCCACCATTACCTCCAGGGAGATCCAGACCGCCGTGCGCCTGCTGCTTCCCGGTGAGCTGGCCAAGCACGCCGTGTCCGAGGGTACCAAGGCCGTCACCAAGTACACCAGCTCCAAGTAA